A stretch of DNA from Cottoperca gobio chromosome 18, fCotGob3.1, whole genome shotgun sequence:
GCACATGGTAACTACAGTCCCGGTGTACAGAGCAGCTCTTCTGCTTGTGGAAGGACTGTTGCATTGATTCTGGATGAAAACTCTAGATTTTAATCAAGCTTGTGACTTGCTAAACGCTCGAACTATGTCTTTATTAGCTAGTAAGAACTAAAGGCTTTAATTCCCATTAATGCAACCCCATGTTTTTGTAGATTATCAATTGGGAGGTCATAGGTCAATATTACTGCGTGTTTTACATTTCGTGGTAAAGTGATGCAATGTCTCGCTAGTTGTGCCTTTTGCAGCACTGTCATTATAAGGCATGAGTGGTGCTTTGGTGAGATGTTTTGTGTACCAACTGGACTGTGTAGGTCAGTGGGTATAGCAAGATTATAACCTACCTGAAATCCAGCAGCAATTTGCACCTTAAAAGGGACTCTCACAGTTGTTATTCTGTCCACTTGTGACAATTTTCACATGCATATTGtcattcaaatacatttgaaaatttAATTCACTACTGGATAACAGGTAAAATATTTAGGGTTCACACTTTCTCCTGAGATTTGCAGTGCAGTAGTTTACAAGATGGCAGctgattttaaattatttaagatTAGGGATGTGATAATATTTAATGGTCCCAAAATGTGGTGGTACTCATTGAGAAGAAATATGGCTCAACTAAATCTTATGAATTGCTGATTGCTGATTGACTATAGTGGAGTGAGAGTGGAGCATGGCGAAACAGCTGTGTTCAAAATTATGTTCTCTCACATTCCCAGGATAACTAACAAGCTGCATTTATacagaaagtaaagtaaataccCTCACtgtaaattgtgtttgttgtttgcagGTGACGAGCTGGCGCAGGTTGTGGGTTGTCCGTGGATAATGCGAGACAGTGGCGGTAGCCTGGCCCAGAACCGCTGGCAGGGAGACCTGGGTCTGACTGCTGTGGGGCAGGACGACACAGGAGGGGGTAGGCATTTTACTTCTTGTTAATATGTTTACATTCTAGTTAGGGTTGGGCAATGATTAAATATGATAATTTATCGTCTTTTAGTTTCAAATTTACAATTACGTTGTGTAAATTAATAACAACAAGCACATACTAActcatataaaaaaaatcagttttaaaGATACTTGAAGtttgcattttctttacattgcACTTCACATTTCCACTTCATTTGaatgtgaataataaataaaggtcATCActtttcatgtttgtgttttaggtGGGATTCCTGGAGACCACCTCATAGTCCCTGTGTCGGGCCACAGTGTACCCAGCCCCATGCACCTCAGACTGGGGCAGAAAGAGAAGGTGTGGACTGGCGAGTatgtagaggaggaggaggaggaagaggatgaggatgggATGGTTAGGATCAAGGCACTAGGTGATGAGGAAGAAAACAATCTGGATGGGGAGGACGAGATAGAGTTTGAGGGCAAGGCTTGGGATAacaacgaggaggaggaggaagaagaagaagaagaagaagaggaggaggaggaggaggaggaggaggaggaagaagaggatgaggaggaggaggaggaggcagaagaTGAAGGAGACCAGGCAGAGTTGGAGTGGGAGATCCCAGACTTTCCCTCCCAGTCCACCCAGCTCCCTCATtcacaacaacaccaacatcaTGGACCACAACAGAAGGCAGAAGAAGGCGGTGATGTCACTGTAGAGGATTCTGTCTCCCAGGCTGAAGCGGGGGACTTGTTCAGGTCCCACCTCAGCAGGTACAGTGCTCTGAAGAGGCTCAAGCTCAGGCGCTGGCAGCGTATGCGATCCCATCAAGGCCTTGGATTTCGGCTCACCAAGCACTGGAAGAGCTGGCGCCAGCGGGCACAGTGGGTATGCTCCCAAGGATACCGGTACAGCCGGAGAGGGCAAAGGCACAATCTGTACGGCAAGCAGAGGAGGATAAAAAAGTATCAGCAATCTCCATACTCCGATGGAGAGGATGACAGCAATGATGAGAGGTTCACAGACTCTGCGAGAGGTACTGACATACACAATTtacttctaaaaaaaaaaggcttgctaaaatatatttgacagAATGGTACAGTTCCATGGAATGATCAAAACTCACTACAAGGTTTCCACAAGAAGAGCGGTTAGGCTCAgcagaaacatgttttgttttggcgGGGGGGGTGCTGAACAAAACCTAGAGGTGCGGCTTGTCACTAAAATGAGAATAGATGGTTCGCCGCTAACCCACTTCCCTTTTAATTAGCAGGGGACAAGTAAGACACAGGAAGTTTGCTTGGGTCTTGAGGAGTTGAGACATTTCTTCACCGACAAATAGCCCAAACTGTACACTCTGCACTGCTAAGTTCACAGCTATAATGTTACTGCTAAACTCAccgtcactcacacacacactctttgacACCGCATACTCACAAAAGTTCGCTTTTATaacacattttagtttagtCTTAACAAAAATTCCTTACACCCCACTGCAAGTCAACTAACATTAAACTGGTGCAAACCCAGCAACAATGTCTGTCTCAACACTTTCTGAATTCCCTaccttgtttgtgtctctcagcTCCAAGCCCATTAGTTTCTACtgaataatctttaaaaacaactcacaaagatacattttcagttttaaaacagATTGACGGTGTAGTTTTTATCACACGTTACTCCAAACAAGAGgaaatattgcaaaaacatGGAAGAAATTGAGGTTGTAAAGGTTTATTCTTTTTACTTGCTATCATTAAATGTTGCGCTTCAGTAACATTTTGTGTCAGCTACACTGCTAAACCTTTGTCCCCAACTTCTTTTTATTGAGATTTCACACAGTTAAAACTGGGCTGTCAATGTAATGAGTTACACCACAGCAGAGTTAAACcattacaaaacatttgacCTTCACCAGTTTTTTGGGGAATTAAGTGAAAAATTTTGACGTCTAAGAATCTTCATAaagaacaaaaatgtgtttcaatgtgtaatttctttccttttctctgtcagATAAACAGATAAATGGCTGCTCTCCAGACAAGcaagaggacagagggaggcgGGAAGTGGAAGTCAAACCAGTGGAGCTGGCCCTTACTGAGGAACACATGAGTTGTGTGACAGGTATGCATCCGAGACTTAGCTAATGTTCGCTGTCGGTCCGATACGTTTTAAACAGCTTTTGGACAAAACAGGATTCAAGAAAGTGATATGATAATGGTCTGTCATCTTGAATGGACACCATAGTATGCTTGCCTGGCTTGCTGTGAAGATGATGGTTTGATTATAACTTCTTTTGGCTTTCGTCTGTCAAGGTATTCTTGAAGAGTCTCTACAGCAGTATGGCAGTTTGATCCCCATCCATGTGGATGACATCGTAGAGAAGCTTCAGGACATCTTCGGCCAGAGCTTCTCACAGCCACACAGGTCAGACACAGCAACAAAACATCCTGTCTAATGGGCCGTACACAAGCAGTGTTTTTAGTGTGCTCAAATCCATTGTAGTCAATGTAGACGCGTGGAAGGCGTGCTCAAACACTAGAGCGAAGCAGTGCGCTCCGCATGTCAGGTGGCGAGGAACAACCTTTCTCAGCCAGCAGATGTCTTTCCTTTGTTATGTAGATGTCAGTCTTCGGTAAATATGGAGGAGAAGTTGATCATTTTAGTACATTCCAGTGTTTCATGTCCCGCGATCATTAAATCCTCTGGAAAGGTGTTGCGAGTGCTTGTGtccagagcagagacagaaacagcgTTTTCTAGGGAAAACACTGCTGTCCCACGGGCAATATTTTATACacacttaaaaaacaacacatggaAGAAGATCAGATGGTACAGTTAGCTGGTTATGGTCGCTTAGTAACGTCAGGCGCAACCTGCCTCTGCACCCAGCCTGGCGTCTTCCCGGGGGTAGCAGACGCTGCATGTGTACGGCCAAAGTCCGAAGGAGATGAGCAAAGCATCATCAGCCCGACCAGTAGCttgaaatgaaaaagtaatCGTCACACCTTCACATGACTTTGCACTACTATTTTTGCCGACTTGGGCTTCCtaataatttcatttaatttaaatgttctgttttacTAAACAAACGGGAAAACTGAAGTAATGTTTGAGGGGAAACAGAAATTAGGCAACATTAGGGATTCATGAGTTGGTCTGACCTACCTACCATCTACTCAGAAGTCTGCTGTTGCTCAATTGATAGTGGGCACAACATAAACAAATTCAGCAGATGTAAAGAAGTGTCTAACTCTCCTATAACGTATTCAAAACTGAAAGAAATCGGAGTTTACCGTGTTTTTGCAAATATttaaggataaaaaaaagaaatcccctcATTTGcaaatttctttattttgaataACCCTCTTTATTTGCTTTCCAATGATGAGAAAAtcataatgttatgttttatttttgaagaagATATCAGTTTATTTTGGGGGAAAAAGTGTTCAAATGGAAAGGGATGAGGTCAGAAAGTGACCCGCACGGAGCTGCGACAGCACCGGGAGTTTGGTGGTCCGTGAgggtttttttattggttaagtcgtcgttggtctgaaaaggtttgagaaacactggtgtAATGGTTCATTTAGAGCTTTAATTTAAGTAGTATTATTTTGTTACCCTCAAAGGCTCAGCTCGCTGAAATGAccccaaaaaatgaaaaaacaactaaaagatATCCACTGCTGATGTTTGAGCTTCCACGTCAGTAAAGAGAGCGTGAACCTGTGATGCTCAAAGTGTCCAGAAATGACAAACCACTGAGGTCTTGAAAGGgaaaaagacttttaaagaggaaaaatagGCCTGAAAAGCTATGAACTATAGAATTATATTTTCATCATTAACCATCCACTTAAGTGTCTGCTGTCGGTGTCTTGATGGTATTTTGGATGATGGCatatttttcacttttaaattagatttgCTTAACGGCAATATATCTTTCCTGTTACAACGTCTGATTAAACTTATTCTCCGTCTGGGGAGTGCCATTTTCACTatttgaattaaacattttgtttttgccttttgaTCTGATAAAGTATTTTGTTCAAAGTGAGATATTCTGccaatttttaaaatgttgccaaACTATTTTGTATGGACACTGATTGTCCCTAGATGATGATTTCTAACCATTTTCACGATTTCTCTATTGCCACCCTGAGGAAATAATTTCCATTTGTCCATTTTGGTTCTTGACGAGAGAAGAAGCCGTTGGGTcgctgtaaataaataataaagtatgaATGAGCCAAGGATGCGTTGTACAAGAGAATCTTCCAATTGTCTTTATAattccttttaaaaagaaacacagaaaaccgCCACTATCATTACACATCAGTCTCCCTACCTTTTCAATCATGCCATATGCTTAAAGGTTTATTATCCAGAAAAAATGTTTGACATAATGCATGAGAGCAAAAAAGGAATTAAACAAGAGTTACAACTTAACGCCTGGACACTTGGCTCCATCAGATTGTAGGTTAGCCGAATTCTACATTAGACTTAATCATTTATGACATTCATTAGGGGATCTGGAGGTATTTTATTAACTCTGAAGTGACGCTACGTAAGTAAATGAATTAAGTAAATAACTCACTAAtgcatccgtgtgtgtgtgtgtgtgtgtgtgtgtgtgtgtgtgtgtgatttgtgtcCTTCAGGAAAGCAGTGGTCCAACATCTAATACAATCCTTCCAGCGGTCGTCGGGATCAGCCCTGGCTAAAACATTCAGAGTCAATTACAAACGCCACGTTCTGACCATGGATGACCTGGGCACTCTGTATGGACAGAACTGGCTCAACGACCAGGTAGAACAATACACGCTTTTAACACTGGCCTTAATACAAtagacctttttttaaaaatgacattttgacttgttatAGCAGGAAAAGAAAGGCTTATAAGGATCATACAGCACCATTTTGCATTGTTAAATAATACTAAGGATGTGTGTAGAATGACTGTACTGCCACCTGATTGTCAGGACTGTTAATGGCAGAGATGTTCTTTTTAATCCTATAAATGGGTCGAATGCCACCTTTTGTAGTCACTGATCAGAAAGGTTTCTGTGTCCTTTTTCCAGATGTTTCTTACATATGGAATCTTccttttgttgtttctgttttattcagATTATGAACATGTATGGTGACCTGGTCATGGACTCTGTGCCACAGAAAGTTCACTTTTTCAACAGCTTCTTTTATGATAAGCTAAGGACAAAAGGCTATGATGGAGTCAAACGGTGGACGAAAAATGTAAGTGTCAGAACCTTCCTACTCTTTGAACTGTTTCAGTTAAGTTGGGAGGATTTTCTTCAAGTTAATTCATATAACACACAACACGGATGATCCAAAGTGTTTTACAGCacacaaagaggaaaacaaacacagaagtaCAGATGATCGATCTGGTGTTTGGAGAGGCTGCATTCATTTTACCAGCTGATTGATATATTTGTCAAACTTCAATCCTCAATCAAAAATGACTCCCAAGATTGTTTTGCACGTGGTTAAGTAGA
This window harbors:
- the senp3b gene encoding sentrin-specific protease 3b → MRDSGGSLAQNRWQGDLGLTAVGQDDTGGGGIPGDHLIVPVSGHSVPSPMHLRLGQKEKVWTGEYVEEEEEEEDEDGMVRIKALGDEEENNLDGEDEIEFEGKAWDNNEEEEEEEEEEEEEEEEEEEEEEEEDEEEEEEAEDEGDQAELEWEIPDFPSQSTQLPHSQQHQHHGPQQKAEEGGDVTVEDSVSQAEAGDLFRSHLSRYSALKRLKLRRWQRMRSHQGLGFRLTKHWKSWRQRAQWVCSQGYRYSRRGQRHNLYGKQRRIKKYQQSPYSDGEDDSNDERFTDSARDKQINGCSPDKQEDRGRREVEVKPVELALTEEHMSCVTGILEESLQQYGSLIPIHVDDIVEKLQDIFGQSFSQPHRKAVVQHLIQSFQRSSGSALAKTFRVNYKRHVLTMDDLGTLYGQNWLNDQIMNMYGDLVMDSVPQKVHFFNSFFYDKLRTKGYDGVKRWTKNVDIFQKDLLLIPIHLEVHWSLVSVDIPRRAITYFDSQRTLNRRCPKHIFKYLQAEAIKKEQQDFLTGWKGFFKMNVGRQNNDSDCGAFVLQYCKCLALGQPFSFGQLDMPRLRRQMYKELCHCKLTL